The Pseudanabaena sp. PCC 6802 genomic interval CTGGCTACATTCGAGAAACTCGGCATTCCCCTATCAGAGCAAAAGCGCCTGTCTAACGTCGCAGTCGATGCAGTATTCGATAGCGTTTCCATTGCCACTACGTTTAAAAAAGATTTGGCTAAGGTCGGCGTAATTTTCTGCTCGATTTCGGAAGCCGTACACGAATATCCCGAATTGATCGAAAAATACCTCGGTAGCGTAGTACCGATCGCCGATAACTACTTTGCCGCCCTCAACTCAGCCGTATTCAGCGACGGCTCTTTCTGCTACATTCCCAAGGGCGTGCGCTGCCCTATGGATTTATCTACTTATTTTCGGATTAATAATGGCGATTCCGGCCAGTTCGAGCGCACGCTGATTATTGCCGAAGAAGGCAGTTATGTCAGCTATTTAGAAGGTTGCACGGCTCCCATGTTCGATACCAACCAACTACACGCCGCTGTAGTGGAACTAGTGGCTCTGGACAATGCCGAAATTAAGTACTCGACCGTACAAAATTGGTACGCTGGCGACAAAGATGGTAAAGGTGGCATTTATAACTTCGTTACCAAGCGCGGTTTATGTCAGGGTGTCAACTCCAAAATCTCCTGGACGCAAGTGGAAACTGGCTCCGCGATTACATGGAAATATCCGAGCTGCGTACTGGTTGGCGATAATTCCGTGGGCGAGTTTTATTCCGTAGCGCTTACTAATAACAAGCAACAGGCTGATACTGGCACCAAAATGGTACATATTGGCAAAAACACGCGCAGCAAAATCGTATCCAAGGGTATTTCCGCTGGGAATTCCCAAAACAGCTATCGCGGCTTAGTCAAAGTTGGGCCCAATGCTACGGGAGCGCGCAACTATTCCCAATGCGACTCCATGCTGATTGGCAGTAACTCGCAGGCGAATACATTCCCCTATATCCAGGTTCAAAATAACACCGCCAAAGTGGAGCACGAAGCCTCTACTTCAAAAATTGGCGAGGAACAGCTATTCTATTTCCAGCAACGCGGCATCTCCGTCGAAGACGCGATCTCGATGATGATTAGTGGTTTCTGTCGCGATGTATTTAATGCCTTGCCAATGGAATTTGCGGTAGAAGCCGATAAGCTCCTGGCACTGAAACTAGAAGGCAGTGTAGGCTAGCCTGGATTATTCACCAACCTGCGATCCCAAAT includes:
- the sufB gene encoding Fe-S cluster assembly protein SufB gives rise to the protein MTATVQALVNQPYKYGFVTQIESETIPKGLNEDVIRTISAKKNEPAFMLEFRLKAYRQWLKMTEPEWAHVSYPKINYQDITYYSAPKQAKQKLESIDDVDPELLATFEKLGIPLSEQKRLSNVAVDAVFDSVSIATTFKKDLAKVGVIFCSISEAVHEYPELIEKYLGSVVPIADNYFAALNSAVFSDGSFCYIPKGVRCPMDLSTYFRINNGDSGQFERTLIIAEEGSYVSYLEGCTAPMFDTNQLHAAVVELVALDNAEIKYSTVQNWYAGDKDGKGGIYNFVTKRGLCQGVNSKISWTQVETGSAITWKYPSCVLVGDNSVGEFYSVALTNNKQQADTGTKMVHIGKNTRSKIVSKGISAGNSQNSYRGLVKVGPNATGARNYSQCDSMLIGSNSQANTFPYIQVQNNTAKVEHEASTSKIGEEQLFYFQQRGISVEDAISMMISGFCRDVFNALPMEFAVEADKLLALKLEGSVG